Proteins encoded together in one Amblyomma americanum isolate KBUSLIRL-KWMA chromosome 1, ASM5285725v1, whole genome shotgun sequence window:
- the LOC144114249 gene encoding uncharacterized protein LOC144114249 produces the protein MKSTALFCGLLLVNAAKAGFLGGGGGGLGGGGYGGGGYGGGGLGGLGGGFGGYGGGGYGGGGYGGGGYGGGGYGGGGYGGGGISQSYLVRTVSKTSGGGGFGGGLGGYGGGLGGYGGGGYGGGGYGGYSGGGFGGGGYGGGLGGFGGGGYGGGATGGAAKVIIIKSGGGGGLGGGLGGFGGLGGAGYGGGGYGGGGFGGGGYGGGHHGGWHK, from the exons ATGAAGTCCACG GCCCTGTTTTGCGGTCTCCTGCTAGTCAACGCAGCTAAGGCTGGCTTCCTGGGCGGAGGTGGCGGTGGACTCGGAGGAGGTGGATACGGCGGCGGTGGATATGGGGGCGGTGGTCTCGGTGGCTTGGGTGGCGGTTTCGGCGGCTACGGAGGCGGCGGCTATGGAGGCGGAGGCTATGGCGGCGGAGGCTATGGCGGCGGCGGCTACGGCGGTGGAGGCTACGGAGGCGGAGGCATATCGCAGAGCTACCTGGTCCGCACGGTTAGCAAGACGTCCGGTGGAGGAGGATTTGGAGGAGGCCTCGGCGGATACGGGGGCGGATTAGGAGGATATGGAGGTGGCGGATACGGAGGCGGTGGATATGGAGGATACAGCGGTGGCGGATTCGGCGGCGGCGGGTACGGCGGTGGCTTGGGAGGCTTCGGAGGGGGCGGATACGGTGGTGGAGCCACTGGTGGGGCCGCCAAAGTGATCATTATCAAGAGCGGAGGCGGCGGAGGACTTGGAGGAGGCCTCGGTGGCTTCGGAGGACTTGGAGGAGCTGGCTATGGTGGAGGTGGATACGGCGGTGGTGGATTCGGTGGTGGCGGATATGGCGGTGGCCACCATGGCGGTTGGCACAAATAG